A window of Trichoderma atroviride chromosome 3, complete sequence contains these coding sequences:
- a CDS encoding uncharacterized protein (BUSCO:EOG092D4OXW), with translation MSPMDIDMSRRNKSPRPLTDSERARLEEFIDAIRYSERYHDDEYEYRHVQLPKLMLKAIPKEYHDSAKGTLKLLWEEEWRAMGMTQSLGWEHYEVHEPEPHILLFKRPLDYQPPQ, from the exons ATGTCGCCAATGGATATCGACATGAGCCGACGGAACAAGAGCCCCCGGCCCTTGACGGATTCGGAACGGGCTCGACTAGAAGAGTTTATTGATGCCATTCGCTACTCAGAGAG ATATCACGACGACGAATACGAGTATCGCCATGTCCAGCTACCGAAGTTGATGCTCAAAGCAATTCCCAAAGAATACCACGATTCTGCCAAGGGCACGTTAAAGCTTCTttgggaagaagaatggaGGGCTATGGGAATGACACAG AGTCTCGGCTGGGAGCACTACGAAGTCCATGAACCGGAGCCGCATATCCTTCTTTTCAA GCGCCCTCTCGACTATCAACCTCCGCAGTGA